One Candidatus Devosia phytovorans genomic window carries:
- a CDS encoding GumC family protein, translating into MTYESQAVRDARIDVGAVIGAVVKRLPRIILLTGLLLAATFVLLMFMPRLYESSASILVEPRSNVYARPFGEQAPTLSGGEAGVVSSQIELIKSRDTLLTVIDKLDLRSVPEFNGAGGGGFSPMGLISRLMGRSASAPVSVDETVLNTLYERLTVIQERDSAIISVLVRSTDPQLAADIANAVAAAHVQRRAQLSISDTAEASSWMAEEIAKLRVTVTAAETAVADFKVDNGIFVGANNTSLADQQVQTVAGQITSAQERKNTALSRAALIRRMIEQGQPIDGVPDVRNSAVIQQLGQEKGRLQGELAQRSATLLPNHPTIQALRAQIAELNNQITLEGRRVADALEAEAQIEADLETSLQADLTRAQSSSGTVTRDSVTLDSLEREAAAQRNLLEGYLQRYTEAVSRVDSNSALPDVRVVTVAAPAVSPASPKSQLILLAVALVSLAVQVGLIVFGELISGRAIVPAAVPVRPQDELDEMPFVAEEAEIEPVVAEVAEPEVIVVEPVVAEVVLEEEPDDELESDPVAQPPRSTFAEEPHFQRYLAPAQSEAEENVAETAPDEDVFDAMAKPVVEPAKQADEPVAMPTRQMPLPAIHMTRSSELASDLVLGRTHLMMLAGHNSNQDCEALAEELIGDAIARGLSVALIDAGSATPGDEPGLTDLSTDEASFGDIVQKSADNSFAEVSWGRGATILRASTKPMTLVEALGDIYEVVILMTGKVGMGSSLPFFDGIDGRLVLVAGPGDNMDDVAETRQLLLNAGFDRCDVTSTPAQVAA; encoded by the coding sequence ATGACCTATGAGTCGCAGGCCGTGCGCGATGCCCGCATCGATGTCGGTGCAGTGATTGGCGCTGTCGTAAAGCGCCTGCCGCGGATCATCCTGCTGACAGGATTGCTCCTGGCGGCGACCTTCGTGCTGCTCATGTTCATGCCGCGGCTCTATGAATCCTCTGCCTCCATCCTCGTCGAGCCGCGCAGCAATGTTTACGCCCGCCCCTTCGGCGAGCAGGCGCCAACGCTGAGCGGCGGCGAAGCTGGCGTGGTCTCGAGCCAGATCGAACTGATCAAATCGCGCGACACGCTGCTTACGGTCATCGACAAGCTCGATCTCCGCTCCGTGCCCGAATTCAATGGCGCCGGTGGCGGCGGTTTTTCCCCCATGGGCCTGATCTCGCGCCTGATGGGTCGTAGTGCATCCGCGCCCGTGAGTGTCGATGAGACGGTGCTCAACACCCTCTACGAGCGCCTAACCGTCATCCAGGAGCGCGACTCGGCCATCATCTCGGTTCTTGTCCGCTCCACCGATCCCCAGCTGGCCGCGGACATTGCCAATGCCGTCGCTGCCGCCCACGTGCAGCGCCGGGCCCAGCTGTCGATTTCCGACACCGCCGAAGCCTCCTCCTGGATGGCTGAGGAAATTGCCAAGCTGCGGGTGACCGTCACCGCTGCAGAAACGGCCGTCGCCGATTTCAAGGTCGACAATGGCATCTTCGTCGGCGCCAACAACACCAGCCTTGCAGACCAGCAGGTGCAGACCGTTGCCGGTCAGATCACCTCAGCCCAGGAACGCAAGAACACCGCCCTGTCACGCGCCGCGCTGATCCGCAGGATGATCGAGCAGGGCCAGCCGATCGATGGCGTGCCCGATGTACGCAATTCAGCCGTCATCCAGCAGCTCGGTCAGGAAAAGGGGCGCCTCCAGGGCGAGTTGGCGCAGCGTTCGGCAACGCTCCTGCCCAATCACCCGACCATCCAGGCGCTCCGCGCCCAGATCGCCGAACTCAACAACCAGATCACCCTCGAAGGTCGTCGCGTCGCCGATGCGCTCGAAGCCGAGGCGCAGATCGAAGCCGATCTCGAAACCTCGCTGCAGGCTGACCTCACCCGGGCCCAGTCGTCCTCTGGCACCGTCACCCGCGATAGCGTGACCCTGGATTCGCTGGAGCGCGAAGCCGCGGCGCAGCGCAACCTGCTCGAAGGCTATCTGCAGCGCTATACTGAAGCCGTCTCGCGCGTCGACTCCAACTCGGCCCTGCCCGATGTGCGCGTGGTCACCGTCGCCGCACCGGCCGTCAGCCCGGCATCGCCCAAATCGCAACTGATCCTGCTGGCCGTGGCTCTCGTCTCGCTGGCCGTGCAGGTGGGCCTGATCGTCTTTGGCGAACTGATCTCTGGCCGCGCCATTGTCCCGGCTGCCGTGCCCGTTCGTCCGCAGGACGAGCTCGATGAAATGCCCTTCGTGGCTGAAGAGGCCGAGATCGAACCGGTAGTGGCAGAGGTTGCCGAACCCGAAGTCATCGTGGTCGAGCCCGTCGTCGCCGAAGTGGTGCTCGAAGAAGAGCCCGACGACGAGTTGGAAAGCGACCCCGTCGCACAACCGCCGCGCTCGACCTTTGCCGAGGAACCGCATTTCCAGCGCTATCTTGCTCCGGCACAGTCCGAGGCTGAGGAGAACGTCGCCGAAACTGCACCAGACGAAGACGTCTTCGACGCCATGGCCAAGCCGGTGGTCGAGCCGGCAAAACAGGCCGATGAGCCTGTCGCCATGCCGACGCGGCAGATGCCGCTGCCGGCCATCCACATGACCCGGTCTTCCGAACTGGCCTCCGATCTCGTGCTCGGTCGTACGCATCTGATGATGCTGGCTGGCCACAATAGCAATCAGGATTGCGAGGCCCTGGCCGAAGAGCTGATCGGCGATGCCATTGCCCGCGGTCTCAGCGTTGCCCTGATCGATGCCGGCAGCGCTACGCCCGGCGACGAACCCGGCCTGACCGACCTCAGCACTGACGAGGCCAGCTTTGGCGATATCGTGCAGAAATCGGCCGACAATAGTTTTGCCGAAGTGTCCTGGGGCAGGGGCGCCACGATCCTCCGCGCCTCGACCAAGCCGATGACCCTGGTCGAAGCTCTGGGCGATATCTACGAAGTGGTGATCCTGATGACCGGCAAGGTCGGCATGGGCTCGAGCCTGCCCTTCTTTGACGGCATCGACGGCCGCCTGGTGCTGGTCGCCGGTCCGGGCGACAATATGGATGACGTGGCCGAGACGCGCCAGCTGCTGCTCAATGCCGGCTTTGACCGCTGCGACGTAACGTCAACCCCGGCCCAGGTCGCCGCCTGA
- a CDS encoding polysaccharide export protein, producing the protein MRWLPILAILALPLLAACASTRPATYLVETKGPYQLDTGDTLRVSVYGDAELSTTYKVDDSGSIAFPLVGPVQVRGTTTNAAAGRVAAALANGYMRNPNVAVEVAEYRPFFIQGEVKNAGQFQYVYGMTVRAAISTSGGFSETADRNRALVYRRQGDQMVKGTVDLDFPIYPGDTVVILERWF; encoded by the coding sequence ATGCGCTGGTTGCCGATTCTCGCGATACTCGCCCTGCCCTTGCTGGCGGCCTGCGCATCGACGCGTCCAGCCACCTATCTGGTCGAGACCAAGGGACCCTATCAGCTCGACACCGGCGATACGCTGCGCGTCAGCGTCTATGGCGATGCCGAACTCAGCACGACCTACAAGGTGGATGACAGCGGCTCGATCGCCTTCCCACTTGTAGGACCAGTTCAGGTGCGTGGTACGACAACCAATGCCGCCGCCGGACGTGTCGCTGCCGCGCTGGCCAATGGCTATATGCGCAACCCCAATGTTGCCGTCGAGGTCGCCGAGTATCGCCCCTTCTTCATTCAGGGCGAGGTCAAGAATGCCGGACAGTTCCAGTATGTCTATGGCATGACCGTTCGCGCCGCGATCAGCACGTCGGGCGGTTTTTCGGAGACGGCGGACCGCAATCGCGCATTGGTCTATCGGCGCCAGGGCGATCAGATGGTCAAGGGCACGGTCGATCTCGACTTTCCAATTTATCCGGGCGATACGGTGGTCATTCTCGAACGCTGGTTCTGA
- a CDS encoding glycosyltransferase family 4 protein produces the protein MPENSLRILQVMRAPVGGLFRHVADLTRELSARGHKVGLVVDSLANDAQTEARLQEVVQHAELGVHRFEMPRVLGSGDLKTPFGVRRLARSLDVDIMHGHGAKGGFYARLARLSGSRAQALYTPHGGVLHFSKSSGSGRVFHMLERFLMGQTGAIIFESAYAEATYSALIGKPNCQTRVIHNGLAPNEFIPVETAPDAADFVFVGELRDLKGIHILIDALPQVTRPDGSPATLVMAGDGPARAELEAQIARLQLSERVQLLGAQPARPTFAKGRIAVVPSLAESLPYVVMEAAAARLPVISTRVGGIPEIFGPTAQELVPAGDSDALRDAMQAALSNPSAAKSSMELRLAHIEQHFSIAAMTDSIETLYRSLMTRA, from the coding sequence GTGCCCGAAAACAGTCTGCGTATCCTCCAGGTCATGCGTGCGCCGGTGGGGGGACTCTTCCGCCATGTCGCCGACCTGACCCGCGAGCTGTCCGCACGCGGCCATAAAGTGGGCCTCGTTGTCGACAGTCTGGCCAATGACGCGCAGACCGAAGCTAGATTGCAAGAAGTCGTCCAGCATGCTGAGCTGGGCGTGCACCGCTTCGAAATGCCTCGCGTTCTGGGCAGCGGCGACCTCAAGACACCCTTTGGCGTGCGCCGTCTGGCCAGGTCGCTCGACGTCGACATCATGCATGGCCACGGCGCCAAGGGCGGGTTTTACGCAAGGCTGGCAAGGCTTTCCGGCAGCCGCGCCCAGGCGCTTTATACCCCGCATGGCGGCGTGCTGCACTTCTCCAAATCCTCGGGCTCGGGCCGCGTCTTCCACATGCTGGAGCGCTTTCTGATGGGCCAGACCGGCGCCATCATCTTCGAGAGCGCCTATGCAGAGGCGACCTATTCGGCCCTGATCGGCAAGCCGAACTGTCAGACGCGCGTCATCCATAACGGACTGGCGCCCAACGAATTTATCCCGGTCGAGACGGCGCCGGACGCAGCCGACTTCGTCTTCGTCGGCGAGTTGCGCGACCTCAAGGGCATCCATATCCTCATCGACGCCCTGCCCCAGGTGACCCGTCCGGACGGCAGTCCGGCGACGCTGGTGATGGCCGGCGATGGCCCAGCCCGCGCCGAGCTAGAAGCGCAGATTGCACGGCTGCAACTGTCTGAGCGCGTTCAACTTCTTGGCGCCCAGCCGGCCCGACCGACCTTTGCCAAAGGCCGCATTGCCGTCGTTCCATCGCTGGCGGAATCGCTACCCTATGTCGTGATGGAAGCCGCCGCAGCGCGCCTGCCGGTGATCTCCACCCGCGTCGGCGGCATTCCCGAAATCTTCGGCCCAACCGCGCAAGAGCTTGTGCCCGCTGGAGATTCCGACGCCCTGCGGGATGCAATGCAGGCCGCGCTGAGCAATCCATCGGCGGCAAAGAGCTCGATGGAACTACGACTGGCCCATATCGAGCAACACTTCTCGATCGCTGCCATGACCGACAGTATCGAGACGCTCTATCGCTCCCTTATGACTCGAGCTTAA
- a CDS encoding undecaprenyl-phosphate glucose phosphotransferase: MYRVDPKQAMLDHVSKQTAAGESGRRLLPQAEVIIAAPVERTLSGAVVAGVAQVVEAVLMVVLGYGIYEYYVELGQPAFYIPVILASCLLANVLFNAARTHRIAAYRTIFSQISRVLVAWTLVMTVLMVGIFFLKASDYFSRVWLASWYVGGALMLVAYRLGLRALVMRWTAQGRLRRRTVVVGGGKDAEELIEKIGSSASNDIMLLGLFDDRIDERSPEMVAGYPKLGKVADLIEFARRTPVDLVIVSMPLSAEKRVLDMLTQLWVLPVDIRLSAHMSKLKFTDKAYSYVGDIAVFDMADRPISDWNLVFKWVFDKLVALTALILLSPIMLVTAIAIKLESRGPVFFMQSRHGFNNELIKIYKFRSMRTDMLDAGATKLVTKDDPRVTKVGKFIRKTSIDELPQLFNVLKGELSIVGPRPHALQAKADNQLYYEAVEGYFARHRVKPGMTGWAQINGWRGETDTIDKIMNRVNHDLYYIEHWSILFDLYIVMMTPVSLVAKNENAY; the protein is encoded by the coding sequence ATGTATCGAGTAGACCCCAAGCAGGCCATGCTGGACCATGTGTCCAAGCAGACCGCTGCCGGAGAATCCGGCCGGCGCCTGTTGCCCCAGGCCGAAGTCATTATCGCAGCTCCCGTCGAACGCACGCTTTCGGGCGCCGTGGTGGCGGGCGTGGCGCAGGTCGTCGAGGCCGTGCTGATGGTGGTGCTGGGCTATGGCATCTACGAATACTATGTCGAGCTGGGGCAGCCGGCCTTCTATATCCCGGTGATCCTGGCCTCGTGCCTGCTCGCCAATGTGCTGTTCAACGCGGCGCGCACGCATCGCATTGCGGCCTATCGCACGATTTTTTCCCAGATTAGCCGGGTTCTGGTCGCCTGGACGCTGGTGATGACCGTCCTCATGGTCGGCATCTTCTTTCTCAAGGCAAGCGACTATTTCTCGCGCGTCTGGCTGGCCAGCTGGTATGTCGGCGGCGCCCTGATGCTGGTGGCCTATCGGCTTGGCCTGCGGGCGCTGGTCATGCGCTGGACGGCGCAGGGCCGCTTGCGGCGGCGCACGGTGGTGGTCGGTGGTGGCAAGGATGCCGAGGAGCTGATCGAAAAGATCGGATCCAGTGCGAGCAATGACATCATGCTGCTGGGCTTGTTCGATGACCGTATCGACGAGCGCTCGCCGGAAATGGTGGCGGGCTACCCCAAGCTTGGCAAGGTCGCCGACCTGATCGAATTTGCCCGCCGCACGCCGGTGGATCTGGTCATCGTCTCGATGCCGCTGTCGGCGGAAAAGCGCGTGCTCGACATGCTGACCCAGCTCTGGGTGCTGCCGGTTGACATCCGCCTCTCGGCGCATATGAGCAAGCTCAAATTCACCGACAAGGCCTATTCCTATGTCGGCGACATTGCCGTCTTCGACATGGCCGACCGGCCGATCTCGGACTGGAACCTGGTCTTCAAATGGGTGTTCGACAAGCTGGTGGCGCTGACGGCGCTGATCCTGCTATCGCCGATCATGCTGGTGACGGCCATCGCCATCAAGCTCGAGAGCCGAGGCCCGGTGTTTTTCATGCAGAGCCGGCATGGGTTCAACAATGAGCTGATCAAGATCTACAAGTTCCGCTCTATGCGGACCGACATGCTCGATGCCGGCGCGACAAAGCTGGTTACCAAGGATGATCCGCGCGTCACCAAGGTCGGCAAGTTCATCCGCAAGACCTCCATCGACGAGCTACCGCAGCTGTTCAACGTGCTCAAGGGTGAGTTGTCGATCGTCGGCCCGCGCCCCCATGCGCTGCAGGCCAAGGCCGACAACCAGCTGTATTACGAGGCCGTGGAAGGCTATTTCGCGCGTCATCGCGTCAAGCCGGGAATGACGGGCTGGGCGCAGATCAATGGCTGGCGCGGCGAGACCGACACGATCGACAAGATCATGAACCGCGTGAACCACGATCTCTATTACATCGAGCACTGGTCGATCCTGTTCGACCTCTACATCGTCATGATGACGCCGGTTTCGCTGGTCGCCAAGAACGAGAATGCCTATTGA
- a CDS encoding phosphotransferase, translating to MPILARDVEPVLSFWDEVAGGSARQINHSENQTFLVETPSEARFTLRVHRAGYQSRPSIESELAWLKALHRDTDLSIPRPVAGRDGELIQRFATGNGERLAVLFQFLPGGEPTPDSNLGNIFVQLGAYAATMHLHASQWQRPAGFHRQIWQAATILDADGLWGDWRVAPGVNERNRPILDRLDSALWRRLGEYGTGADRYGLIHADMRLGNLLVDGDTVHLIDFDDCGFCWFAYDFAAATSFHETNKAVPALKAAWLEGYQTIRPLQPEDIAALDSMVMLRRMALLAWIGSHSETALARQHTSGFADGTAQLAERYLRGPIWG from the coding sequence ATGCCGATCCTTGCGCGGGACGTTGAGCCTGTACTCTCCTTTTGGGACGAGGTCGCCGGCGGCTCTGCCCGCCAGATCAACCACTCCGAAAACCAGACCTTCCTTGTGGAAACGCCTTCCGAGGCGCGTTTCACCCTGCGCGTTCATCGCGCGGGTTATCAGTCCCGTCCCTCCATCGAGAGCGAACTGGCCTGGTTGAAGGCGTTGCACCGAGACACAGACCTGTCAATTCCTCGGCCCGTTGCCGGTCGCGACGGTGAACTGATCCAGCGTTTTGCCACCGGCAATGGCGAACGCCTCGCTGTGCTCTTCCAGTTCCTGCCGGGTGGCGAGCCCACGCCAGACAGCAATCTGGGCAATATCTTCGTCCAGCTCGGCGCCTATGCCGCCACCATGCATCTCCATGCCAGCCAATGGCAGCGTCCGGCCGGCTTTCACCGCCAGATCTGGCAGGCCGCCACCATTCTCGACGCCGATGGCCTTTGGGGCGATTGGCGCGTCGCGCCCGGCGTCAACGAGCGTAATCGGCCGATCCTCGACCGCCTCGATTCGGCGCTCTGGCGACGGCTTGGCGAATATGGCACCGGAGCAGACCGCTACGGCCTGATCCACGCCGACATGCGCCTGGGCAATCTGCTTGTCGACGGCGACACCGTGCATCTGATCGATTTCGACGACTGCGGCTTCTGCTGGTTCGCCTATGACTTCGCGGCGGCCACTTCCTTCCATGAGACCAACAAGGCTGTTCCAGCGCTCAAGGCCGCCTGGTTGGAAGGCTACCAGACCATCCGCCCGCTGCAGCCCGAGGACATCGCTGCTCTTGATTCCATGGTCATGCTGCGCCGCATGGCGTTGTTGGCCTGGATCGGCTCGCATAGCGAAACCGCTCTCGCACGCCAGCATACGTCGGGCTTTGCCGATGGGACGGCGCAATTGGCCGAACGCTATCTGCGCGGCCCGATCTGGGGCTAG
- a CDS encoding M3 family metallopeptidase — MTNPLLSAWTTPHQTPPFNLIETTHFQPAFDAALDEHRAEIAAIAQEAAAPSFDNTVLAMERSGQALKRVSMLFGQLTSAATTPELQAVEREVAVLLARHESQIFLNADLFARIDALHRDRDQSQLDAEALRVLERYHLDFTRAGARLDADERARFAGISERLATLGTQFGQNVLADEDEGHMAFSASDMDGLPEFARSAAAETARSRGLEQPFAITPSRSSVEPVLHFASNRDVREQVWRAFIKRGANGNKNDNAAVIAEIVALRAEQARLLGYASYADYKLDDTMAGSPAAARALLEQVWAGGKARAERDRDALQDLATAEGQAGPIEAWDWRYYAEKLRVARYDFDENELKPYLQLEKVVEAGFFVAGKLFGLTFTPRSDIAGYHPDVAVWEVTRGGKVIGLFYGDYFARSGKRSGAWMTSFREQAKLDGAPIPLIVNTCNFVKPPAGQPALLSLDEARTVFHEMGHGLHGLLSDVTYPRLAGTNVARDFVELPSQIYEHWMEEPQVLARFTHVQTGEPIPADLLERMHSARTANSGFETVEFVSSAILDMDYHSQPMAGSVADFEKSVLDSIGMPREIALRHASTHFLHLFSGDGYAAGYYSYLWSEVLDADGFGAFKEAGDPFDPKIAARLHEYIYSAGGKRDFAEAYRLFRGRDPEVKALLEGRGI; from the coding sequence TTGACCAACCCTTTGCTGTCCGCCTGGACCACGCCCCATCAGACCCCGCCCTTCAACCTGATCGAGACCACGCATTTCCAGCCCGCCTTCGACGCCGCACTGGACGAACACCGCGCCGAGATCGCCGCGATTGCGCAGGAAGCGGCGGCGCCGAGCTTCGACAATACGGTGCTCGCGATGGAACGGTCGGGCCAGGCGCTGAAGCGCGTCTCCATGCTGTTTGGTCAACTCACCTCGGCCGCGACCACCCCTGAGCTGCAGGCCGTGGAACGCGAAGTCGCCGTGCTCCTGGCACGCCACGAAAGCCAGATCTTTTTGAACGCGGATCTCTTCGCCCGCATCGACGCGCTCCATCGTGACCGCGATCAGTCGCAGCTCGATGCCGAGGCGCTGCGGGTGCTGGAGCGCTACCATCTCGATTTCACCCGCGCCGGGGCGCGGCTTGACGCCGACGAACGCGCGCGTTTCGCCGGCATTTCCGAGCGCCTGGCGACGCTCGGCACCCAGTTCGGCCAGAATGTTCTCGCGGACGAAGACGAGGGCCACATGGCCTTTTCCGCTTCCGATATGGACGGTCTTCCCGAATTTGCGCGCTCGGCAGCGGCAGAAACGGCCCGTAGCCGGGGTCTGGAGCAACCCTTCGCCATCACGCCATCGCGCTCCAGCGTCGAGCCCGTGCTGCATTTCGCCAGCAATCGCGATGTTCGCGAGCAGGTCTGGCGCGCCTTCATCAAGCGCGGCGCCAATGGCAACAAGAACGACAATGCCGCGGTGATCGCCGAGATCGTCGCCCTGCGCGCCGAACAGGCCAGGCTCCTTGGCTATGCCAGCTACGCCGACTACAAGCTCGACGACACCATGGCCGGCTCGCCCGCTGCGGCCCGGGCCCTGCTCGAACAGGTATGGGCGGGAGGCAAGGCACGGGCCGAGCGCGATCGCGATGCCCTGCAGGATCTTGCCACGGCCGAGGGGCAGGCCGGGCCAATCGAAGCCTGGGACTGGCGCTACTACGCTGAAAAGCTGCGCGTCGCCCGCTACGATTTCGACGAAAATGAACTCAAGCCCTACCTGCAGCTCGAAAAGGTCGTCGAGGCGGGCTTCTTCGTCGCCGGCAAACTGTTCGGGCTGACCTTCACCCCGCGCAGCGATATCGCGGGCTACCACCCCGATGTTGCGGTCTGGGAGGTCACGCGTGGCGGCAAGGTCATCGGCCTCTTCTACGGCGACTACTTCGCCCGCTCCGGCAAGCGCTCCGGCGCCTGGATGACCTCGTTCCGTGAACAGGCAAAGCTTGACGGCGCGCCGATTCCGCTGATCGTCAACACCTGCAATTTCGTCAAGCCTCCGGCCGGCCAGCCCGCGCTGCTCTCGCTCGATGAGGCGCGCACGGTCTTTCACGAAATGGGCCATGGCCTCCATGGCTTGTTATCGGACGTGACCTATCCGCGTCTGGCCGGCACCAATGTGGCGCGCGATTTCGTCGAACTGCCCAGCCAGATCTACGAACACTGGATGGAGGAGCCGCAGGTGCTTGCCCGTTTCACCCATGTGCAAACCGGCGAACCGATTCCGGCAGACCTGTTGGAACGCATGCACAGCGCCCGCACCGCCAATTCCGGCTTCGAGACGGTAGAATTCGTCTCCTCCGCCATTCTCGACATGGATTATCACAGCCAACCCATGGCGGGCTCGGTGGCCGACTTCGAGAAGAGCGTCCTCGACAGCATCGGCATGCCACGGGAAATCGCGCTGCGCCACGCCAGCACGCATTTCCTCCATCTCTTTTCTGGCGATGGCTATGCCGCCGGCTACTACAGCTATCTGTGGAGCGAAGTGCTCGACGCCGACGGCTTTGGGGCCTTCAAAGAAGCCGGCGATCCCTTCGATCCGAAGATCGCCGCGCGGCTGCACGAATATATCTACTCGGCCGGTGGCAAGCGCGACTTCGCCGAAGCCTATCGCCTGTTCCGCGGCCGCGATCCCGAGGTCAAAGCGCTGCTCGAGGGCAGGGGTATCTGA
- a CDS encoding Ku protein, whose protein sequence is MAARPYWRGYLKLSLVTCAVTLSPATTQGEKVRFHTLNRKTGERIHTQYVDAVTGKKVADDDQTRGFQKAEDDYVILEEDDLDSVQLESARAIDIDEFVAADTIEWVYFDSPYFVVPADEVGEEAFTVIREAMADGDVVGISRLVMGGRERAVMLQPWDKGIILWTLRFGDEVRDEDDYWKSVKAEKPDAKMLSMVEDIIKDRTTAWSESMVKDPVQDRLLEIIKSKKSSKRKTKPKADDEDEVVAPQSNVVDLMAALKKSLEGKPTGGRKSRR, encoded by the coding sequence ATGGCGGCTCGACCCTATTGGCGCGGCTATCTCAAACTGTCGCTGGTGACCTGCGCGGTGACGCTCTCGCCGGCGACGACACAGGGCGAGAAGGTCCGCTTCCATACCCTCAACCGCAAGACCGGCGAGCGTATCCACACCCAGTATGTCGATGCCGTTACGGGAAAGAAGGTCGCCGATGACGACCAGACCCGGGGCTTCCAGAAGGCCGAGGATGACTATGTGATCCTTGAAGAGGACGATCTCGACTCGGTACAGCTCGAGAGTGCGCGCGCTATCGATATCGATGAGTTCGTTGCGGCTGACACGATCGAATGGGTGTATTTCGACAGCCCATATTTTGTCGTTCCGGCCGACGAGGTCGGCGAGGAGGCCTTCACGGTGATCCGCGAGGCCATGGCGGACGGGGATGTCGTGGGTATCTCGCGGCTCGTCATGGGCGGGCGCGAACGGGCGGTGATGCTGCAGCCCTGGGACAAGGGGATAATCCTGTGGACGCTGCGCTTCGGCGATGAAGTGCGCGACGAGGACGACTACTGGAAAAGCGTCAAGGCCGAGAAGCCGGACGCGAAAATGCTGTCGATGGTTGAGGATATCATCAAGGATCGCACCACGGCCTGGAGCGAGAGCATGGTCAAGGATCCGGTGCAGGACAGGCTGCTCGAGATCATCAAGTCCAAGAAATCAAGCAAGCGCAAGACCAAGCCGAAAGCGGACGACGAAGACGAAGTCGTGGCGCCACAGAGCAATGTCGTCGACCTGATGGCGGCGCTCAAAAAGAGTCTTGAGGGCAAGCCCACTGGCGGGAGGAAATCCCGGCGCTAG
- a CDS encoding Ku protein, translating into MAARAVWSGVIKIAEIVCPVKMYTAATTSDRISLHMVNRKTGNRLRRLYVDDKTSKPVETADQVKGYETHEGSYVVLEPEEIAAAIPNSDKSLTVDAFIACNRIEPTYFDKPYYLLPASDATEDSFVLIREALRNQKTAAIAHAVLFRRLRPVLIRAHREGLIATTLNFDYEVRSSSDAFSDIKKRKIEPEMLKLAQHILKTKAGKFDPDKFDDRYEEALAELVKAKIDGRKIVPLRRPEPTKPNDLLEALRLSAGNDDEAPAKRKTRAKKTAAAKPAARRKAS; encoded by the coding sequence ATGGCAGCACGGGCAGTCTGGAGTGGCGTGATCAAGATCGCGGAGATCGTCTGCCCGGTAAAAATGTACACGGCTGCAACCACCTCCGACCGCATCAGCTTGCACATGGTCAACCGCAAGACCGGCAATCGCCTGCGCCGGCTCTATGTCGATGACAAGACCAGCAAGCCCGTCGAAACCGCCGACCAGGTCAAGGGCTACGAAACCCACGAGGGCTCCTATGTCGTGCTCGAACCCGAGGAAATCGCCGCTGCCATCCCCAACAGCGACAAGAGCCTGACGGTCGACGCCTTCATCGCCTGCAACCGCATCGAACCCACCTATTTCGACAAGCCCTACTACTTGCTGCCGGCATCGGACGCGACCGAGGACAGTTTCGTGTTGATCCGCGAGGCGCTGCGTAACCAGAAGACCGCGGCCATTGCCCACGCGGTGCTGTTCCGCCGTCTGCGCCCGGTCCTGATCCGCGCCCACCGCGAAGGCCTGATCGCGACGACGCTCAACTTCGACTACGAGGTCCGCTCGTCCAGCGACGCTTTCAGCGACATCAAGAAGCGCAAGATCGAGCCGGAAATGCTCAAGCTGGCCCAGCATATCCTCAAGACAAAGGCCGGCAAATTTGACCCCGACAAGTTCGATGATCGCTACGAGGAAGCTCTGGCCGAACTGGTCAAGGCCAAGATCGACGGCCGCAAGATCGTTCCCCTGCGCCGTCCCGAGCCCACCAAGCCCAATGACCTGCTCGAAGCGCTGCGCCTGAGCGCAGGCAATGACGATGAGGCTCCGGCGAAACGAAAAACCCGGGCGAAGAAAACTGCTGCCGCCAAACCGGCCGCCCGCCGCAAGGCCAGCTAG